One genomic segment of Vulcanisaeta thermophila includes these proteins:
- a CDS encoding FAD-dependent oxidoreductase, with amino-acid sequence MGRRIVIIGAGAAGASAAARARRLDPEAEIVMFDKGPFISHAPCGIPYYVGGVVKEAADLAIYSPEEFARERRVDVRINAEVTEIDLRSRTVKVREGNTTNTYQWDKLIIATGAKPITLPVEGSDLKGILTLRLPHEAPVLRAEVERARVVAVVGGGYIGLEMAEALVNLGKKVILFEMMPHVLPTTFDEDMAKLVHDELAKHGVELHLNEKVVGFSGVNGEVRKVITEKGEYEVDKVVMGVGVRPDTDLAVKAGIKLGETRAIWVNEYMETSEPDVYAAGDVAETWNLITGKRMYIALAPPANKMGQVAGANAVKGRFLKFPGVIGTAITKVFDLYVARTGLTERQAREEGFKPVSATIRARTTAHYYPGGVQVSIKMVADEPSGRVLGVQIIGPDKIVAGYIDTAAALIGRGATIDDVFFADLSYSPPTAPVWHPIITAARVLSKGRF; translated from the coding sequence ATGGGCAGGAGGATAGTGATAATAGGGGCTGGCGCGGCAGGTGCCTCGGCAGCTGCCAGGGCTAGGAGGCTCGATCCAGAGGCCGAGATTGTGATGTTTGATAAGGGCCCATTCATAAGCCACGCACCCTGTGGTATACCCTATTACGTTGGTGGTGTGGTTAAGGAGGCCGCTGACCTGGCCATATACAGCCCTGAGGAGTTTGCCAGGGAGAGGAGGGTTGATGTTAGGATTAATGCCGAGGTCACCGAGATAGACCTGAGGAGTAGGACTGTGAAGGTTAGGGAGGGGAACACCACCAATACCTATCAGTGGGACAAGCTCATAATAGCCACGGGCGCCAAACCAATAACACTACCAGTGGAGGGCAGTGACCTAAAGGGTATACTAACGCTTAGGTTACCCCATGAGGCGCCGGTACTAAGGGCTGAGGTGGAGAGGGCCAGGGTTGTGGCTGTGGTTGGTGGTGGCTACATTGGTTTGGAGATGGCGGAGGCCCTGGTGAACCTTGGCAAGAAGGTTATACTCTTCGAGATGATGCCCCACGTACTACCCACAACATTTGATGAGGACATGGCCAAGCTAGTTCATGACGAGTTGGCTAAGCACGGTGTGGAACTACACCTAAATGAGAAGGTGGTGGGCTTCTCAGGGGTTAATGGCGAGGTTAGAAAGGTGATTACTGAGAAGGGGGAGTACGAGGTTGATAAGGTAGTCATGGGCGTTGGGGTTAGGCCCGACACAGATCTGGCGGTGAAGGCTGGGATTAAGCTTGGGGAGACCAGGGCCATCTGGGTTAATGAGTACATGGAGACCAGCGAGCCCGATGTGTACGCGGCTGGTGATGTTGCCGAGACCTGGAACTTAATAACTGGGAAGAGGATGTACATAGCCCTAGCCCCTCCAGCCAATAAGATGGGGCAGGTGGCGGGCGCCAATGCTGTTAAGGGTAGGTTCCTAAAGTTCCCAGGGGTTATTGGTACGGCAATAACCAAGGTCTTCGACCTATACGTGGCCAGGACAGGGCTCACGGAGAGGCAGGCACGTGAGGAGGGGTTTAAGCCCGTTTCGGCGACTATAAGGGCCAGGACCACAGCCCATTACTACCCAGGCGGTGTCCAGGTGAGTATTAAGATGGTTGCTGACGAACCCAGTGGTAGGGTTCTTGGGGTTCAAATAATCGGCCCAGATAAGATAGTGGCTGGGTACATAGACACGGCGGCCGCATTAATAGGTAGGGGCGCCACCATTGATGATGTATTCTTCGCCGACCTCTCATACTCACCACCCACAGCCCCCGTGTGGCACCCAATAATAACGGCCGCCAGGGTTCTATCCAAGGGTAGGTTTTAG
- a CDS encoding transcription factor TFIIE produces the protein MSEDVELSLFLEYARRRLAFEYDDEEVGELAVRIIRTLLERGEAIPDENLALILGVSAVELRRVLHTMHKVGLIRLTRETLDQYRYEYKWSIDREFIRKFLIQHLEKVSSKLTQRIEILSSTTIYVCPTCYRGYMLDEAYEYDFKCPRDDTELVQVNASLEITLLANIIKNLKVEGKQ, from the coding sequence GTGTCTGAGGATGTGGAACTCTCGTTGTTCCTTGAGTATGCTAGGCGTAGGCTGGCCTTTGAGTATGATGATGAGGAGGTGGGTGAACTCGCCGTTAGGATAATAAGGACGTTGCTTGAGCGTGGTGAGGCAATACCCGATGAGAACCTGGCGTTGATACTGGGTGTGAGTGCCGTTGAGTTGAGGAGGGTTCTTCACACGATGCATAAGGTGGGGCTTATTAGGTTGACTAGGGAGACCCTGGATCAGTATAGGTATGAGTATAAGTGGTCCATTGATAGGGAGTTCATAAGGAAGTTCCTAATCCAGCATTTGGAGAAGGTTTCCTCGAAATTAACACAAAGGATTGAAATCTTGAGCAGCACAACAATTTACGTATGCCCCACGTGTTACAGGGGTTACATGCTCGATGAGGCCTACGAGTACGACTTCAAATGCCCGCGTGATGATACGGAGCTTGTGCAGGTCAATGCGTCCCTTGAGATAACCCTCCTAGCAAACATAATTAAGAATTTGAAGGTTGAAGGTAAGCAATAA
- the hflX gene encoding GTPase HflX, with translation MNKALLLVASDGIDEGRIREFRALAEAADYEVMGIIKQRRRPDSRYYMGPGKLEEIARKVIVERPDVVITYHQLNPIQYVNLEKKLRVKVMDRVWLILSIFERRAGSAEAKLQIELARLRLEIPRVREYIRLAKAGEQIGFYGGGEYAIEAYYRYARRRVTYIKRELERIRSRREGLIIRRRDYGLPQVVITGYTSAGKTTLFNLLTGENKYVDGKPFATLDTYSRLLNINGTKVIITDTIGFIDDLPPLLIESFYTTIAEILNTDLVLLMIDASEDHHEFLRKYNSTLKILSELGVNKNKVLPVLNKVDLTSPVELNDKVEVIKRDFETPILISAKLGIGIDKLKEAIVTKLNRPNTFRNSPNHGLFRAS, from the coding sequence GTGAATAAGGCATTACTGTTAGTGGCCTCGGATGGAATTGACGAGGGCAGGATCAGGGAATTCCGGGCATTGGCGGAGGCGGCGGATTACGAGGTAATGGGAATCATAAAGCAAAGGAGGAGGCCGGACTCGAGGTACTACATGGGCCCAGGTAAGCTTGAGGAGATAGCCAGGAAGGTCATTGTCGAGAGGCCCGACGTGGTCATAACATACCACCAACTAAACCCCATCCAGTACGTGAACCTGGAGAAGAAGCTTAGGGTTAAGGTCATGGATAGGGTATGGCTCATACTGAGCATCTTTGAAAGGAGGGCAGGCTCCGCAGAGGCCAAGCTACAGATTGAACTGGCCAGGTTAAGGCTTGAAATACCCAGGGTGCGTGAGTACATAAGGCTCGCCAAGGCAGGGGAGCAGATCGGGTTTTACGGTGGTGGTGAGTACGCCATAGAGGCTTATTACAGGTATGCCAGGAGGAGGGTTACGTACATAAAGAGGGAGTTGGAGAGGATTAGGAGTAGGAGGGAGGGGTTGATAATTAGGAGGAGGGATTACGGGCTACCCCAGGTCGTAATAACAGGGTACACGAGCGCAGGCAAGACCACGCTGTTTAACCTACTCACTGGGGAGAATAAGTACGTAGACGGCAAGCCCTTCGCCACACTGGACACTTACTCAAGGCTCCTAAACATAAACGGCACCAAGGTAATAATAACGGACACCATAGGGTTCATAGACGACCTACCACCACTACTAATAGAATCCTTCTACACCACAATAGCGGAAATCCTAAACACAGACCTGGTACTCCTAATGATAGACGCTAGTGAGGACCACCACGAATTCCTCAGGAAATACAACTCCACCCTAAAAATACTATCGGAACTCGGGGTGAACAAAAACAAGGTACTACCGGTACTCAACAAGGTGGACCTAACAAGCCCCGTGGAACTCAACGATAAGGTGGAGGTAATCAAGAGGGACTTCGAAACACCCATACTAATATCCGCAAAACTGGGCATAGGCATTGATAAACTCAAGGAGGCCATCGTAACAAAACTAAACCGTCCTAATACCTTTAGGAACTCCCCAAATCATGGGCTTTTTAGGGCTTCATAG
- a CDS encoding multiprotein bridging factor aMBF1 — MVLTCDVCGEPIEGEPVIVEIEGAVLTLCQKCARKYAGTRGVRVIRGPTQIQPNPQGVAAVRYESKRGTVFRVRRTSVNVDRYEVVDNYAELIREAREALGMSRDILAKVVGIKESVLRRIEDGQLTPDIELARKLEKVLGISLIRESEDTGIEVKTTGTRGLTVGDVITIRESRSKKKE, encoded by the coding sequence ATGGTGCTCACATGTGATGTGTGTGGTGAGCCCATAGAGGGTGAGCCCGTGATTGTGGAGATCGAGGGCGCCGTACTAACACTGTGCCAGAAGTGCGCCCGTAAGTACGCAGGCACAAGGGGGGTCAGGGTCATCAGGGGTCCCACGCAGATTCAACCAAACCCGCAGGGAGTCGCCGCGGTGAGGTACGAGTCGAAGAGGGGCACGGTATTCAGGGTTAGGAGGACCAGCGTTAATGTGGATAGGTACGAGGTTGTGGATAACTACGCCGAGTTAATTAGGGAGGCCAGGGAGGCCTTGGGCATGAGCAGGGACATACTAGCCAAGGTGGTGGGGATTAAGGAGAGCGTACTCAGGAGGATTGAGGATGGGCAGTTAACACCCGACATAGAGCTGGCCAGGAAGCTTGAGAAGGTCCTTGGGATAAGCCTCATTAGGGAGAGTGAGGATACGGGGATTGAGGTTAAGACCACAGGCACCAGGGGGTTGACGGTGGGTGATGTAATAACCATAAGGGAATCACGCAGTAAGAAGAAGGAATGA
- the rpl18a gene encoding 50S ribosomal protein L18Ae, with amino-acid sequence MSLRIYRVGGFMRIGGEWRKFTIYVTATKPREAMETVYSNLGSRHGLKRSLIRISEVKEVSKDEISDVNLLQLMSLESLVKW; translated from the coding sequence GTGTCATTGAGGATTTACAGGGTTGGCGGTTTCATGAGGATTGGCGGGGAGTGGCGTAAGTTCACCATTTACGTAACGGCAACGAAGCCCAGGGAGGCCATGGAGACTGTGTACTCAAACCTGGGGAGTAGGCATGGGCTTAAGAGGAGCCTCATTAGGATTAGTGAGGTTAAGGAGGTTAGTAAGGATGAGATTAGTGATGTGAACCTACTCCAGCTAATGAGCCTCGAGTCACTGGTTAAGTGGTGA
- the pfdA gene encoding prefoldin subunit alpha, whose product MAEGRQRIVITREDIERLVEERNSLAALLDAIRQNLTLIAQSINELSGARDMLTILSKGEARDTYAEIGGGIFIRASPTQGERVLVSVGANYVVEMDIQSAINYINDRIKELEDLRDKLNSQASEVSKRLNDIDNFLIYISTALRQQQQRQ is encoded by the coding sequence ATGGCCGAGGGGCGACAGAGGATTGTGATAACGAGGGAGGACATTGAGAGGTTGGTTGAGGAGAGGAACTCACTGGCCGCCTTGCTAGACGCCATTAGGCAGAACCTCACTTTAATAGCCCAATCAATTAATGAATTGAGTGGCGCAAGGGACATGCTCACAATACTAAGTAAGGGCGAGGCCAGGGACACGTACGCGGAGATTGGGGGTGGAATCTTCATAAGGGCATCACCAACCCAGGGAGAGAGGGTTTTGGTGAGTGTGGGCGCCAACTACGTGGTGGAGATGGATATTCAATCCGCCATTAACTACATAAATGATAGGATTAAGGAACTCGAGGACCTGAGGGATAAGCTGAACTCCCAGGCCTCTGAAGTGTCCAAGAGGCTAAACGACATTGATAACTTCCTAATATACATAAGCACCGCCCTTAGGCAGCAACAGCAACGGCAGTGA
- the ftsY gene encoding signal recognition particle-docking protein FtsY has translation MFDRLRKAFKSFTDSIVNTISTTTLSEERLSELRDELFMQLVDSDVAVDVADAVSNAIVEGLRGVKVPRFGDKESAIREVIMNTLSKLFSDVPNVDFASTVTELLRGKRPVVLLFLGPNGYGKTTTIAKITHMLMKMGYTAVWAAADTFRAGAIEQLEGHAGRLGVKVIKHSYGADPAAVAYDAINYAVNKGLHFVMIDTAGRMHTDVNLMNELNKVQRVSKPDLSIFIADALLGNEALEIARHYSKYVRIDGLVVTKVDAYPKGGAILTFLYMLRKPIYFLGVGQGYDDLRPFNKEEFFRELLAS, from the coding sequence ATGTTTGATAGGTTAAGGAAGGCCTTTAAGTCGTTCACGGACTCCATAGTCAATACAATATCCACAACAACCCTAAGTGAGGAGAGGCTCAGTGAGTTGAGGGATGAGTTGTTCATGCAGTTGGTTGATTCCGACGTGGCTGTCGACGTGGCTGATGCCGTGAGCAACGCAATCGTGGAGGGTTTAAGGGGGGTTAAGGTGCCCAGGTTTGGCGATAAGGAATCAGCGATTAGGGAGGTCATTATGAACACATTGAGTAAATTATTCTCGGACGTACCAAACGTGGACTTTGCATCCACAGTCACCGAGTTACTGAGGGGGAAGAGGCCGGTGGTGTTGTTGTTCCTGGGTCCCAATGGTTATGGCAAGACCACCACCATTGCGAAGATAACGCACATGCTCATGAAGATGGGGTACACCGCCGTGTGGGCCGCGGCCGATACCTTCAGGGCGGGCGCCATAGAGCAGTTGGAGGGGCATGCCGGTAGGTTGGGTGTTAAGGTGATTAAGCATAGCTATGGTGCTGACCCTGCCGCGGTGGCTTATGATGCCATTAACTACGCAGTTAATAAGGGGCTTCACTTCGTAATGATAGACACGGCAGGTAGGATGCACACCGACGTGAACCTAATGAATGAGTTGAATAAGGTCCAGAGGGTCAGTAAGCCTGACCTCTCGATATTCATAGCCGATGCATTACTGGGTAATGAGGCCCTCGAGATAGCGAGGCATTACTCGAAGTATGTCAGGATAGATGGGCTTGTGGTGACTAAGGTGGATGCGTACCCCAAGGGTGGTGCCATACTAACCTTCCTCTACATGCTTAGGAAGCCCATTTACTTCCTGGGTGTGGGGCAGGGTTACGATGACCTGAGGCCCTTTAATAAGGAGGAGTTCTTTAGGGAGTTGTTGGCATCGTGA
- a CDS encoding transcription elongation factor Spt5 encodes MASQGVSCRIYALRAVGGQEYNVAFMLKTRIEARGLDKVRVSSIVVLPTLKGFVFVEGSMPYEIQDLATGIKHYRGMVRGVINPDDVVSTLSKPVEINVGDVVEVIAEPFRGYRARVVGIDRQKGQVQLQLLDSSSNMPILVSIKGVRKIESK; translated from the coding sequence ATGGCTTCACAGGGTGTTAGTTGTAGAATTTACGCCCTGAGGGCTGTGGGTGGTCAGGAGTACAACGTGGCCTTCATGCTAAAGACCAGGATAGAGGCCAGGGGCCTGGATAAGGTTAGGGTTTCCTCAATAGTGGTGTTGCCAACGCTTAAGGGATTTGTGTTTGTGGAGGGCTCCATGCCCTATGAAATACAGGACCTAGCCACGGGCATTAAGCATTACAGGGGCATGGTTAGGGGCGTCATTAACCCGGATGATGTGGTGAGCACGCTTTCCAAGCCCGTGGAGATTAACGTGGGTGATGTGGTTGAGGTTATTGCCGAACCCTTTAGGGGTTATAGGGCTAGGGTGGTTGGTATTGATAGGCAGAAGGGCCAGGTTCAGTTGCAGCTTTTGGACTCCTCAAGCAACATGCCCATCCTAGTGAGTATTAAGGGTGTTAGGAAAATTGAAAGTAAGTAA
- a CDS encoding 50S ribosomal protein L11: protein MVKRVVKITVTPGKAGGPAIQQLSQYGLDPAKVADEINKRTRILSNYGINNLFVELEIDEESKRYVVKPELPPIGDLLLKAVGKDTGSHQAGKEIIGNISFEKVAEIAYIKWEELRSRDFLNAVKQVVSACRSVGITIDGKDPKQVLKELSGEAYQGVIRKFEDMLRQEGRL, encoded by the coding sequence ATGGTTAAGAGGGTCGTTAAGATAACCGTGACGCCCGGAAAGGCTGGGGGACCAGCCATACAACAACTAAGCCAGTACGGCCTAGACCCCGCCAAGGTGGCTGACGAAATTAATAAGAGGACCAGGATACTAAGTAACTACGGGATTAATAACCTCTTCGTGGAGTTAGAGATTGATGAGGAGAGCAAGAGGTACGTTGTGAAGCCCGAGCTACCCCCAATCGGTGACTTACTACTGAAGGCCGTGGGTAAGGACACGGGGTCCCACCAAGCTGGTAAGGAGATCATTGGCAATATAAGCTTTGAGAAGGTTGCCGAGATCGCATACATCAAGTGGGAGGAGTTAAGGAGTAGGGACTTCCTAAACGCCGTTAAGCAGGTGGTGAGTGCATGCCGTAGTGTTGGCATTACGATTGACGGTAAGGACCCGAAGCAGGTACTTAAGGAGTTGAGTGGTGAGGCTTACCAGGGCGTCATCAGGAAGTTTGAGGACATGCTCAGGCAGGAGGGTAGGTTGTGA
- a CDS encoding 50S ribosomal protein L1, producing MSFDINSIIKAVEEAKAKAKRRRFVQSYELIIRLRDYDVKNQANRFNITLALPHQLPEKVPRVCAIMSGAMVLAARDAKADLVLTREDVEKLAGNKKEIRKLANSCDYFIASPDLMVLIGRVMGQILGPRNKMPEVVQPNADIKAVIERLRRSVRVRIKDQPQIQCRVGTESMDPKAVAENIMAVLDEVIRRVSPEHVDSIVIKLTMGPPIVVKPASE from the coding sequence ATGAGTTTCGACATTAACTCGATAATAAAGGCCGTGGAGGAGGCCAAGGCCAAGGCCAAGAGGAGGAGGTTTGTTCAGTCGTACGAGTTAATAATTAGGCTGAGGGATTACGACGTTAAGAACCAAGCCAACAGGTTCAACATAACCCTAGCCCTGCCCCACCAACTCCCCGAGAAGGTTCCCAGGGTCTGCGCAATAATGAGCGGTGCCATGGTCCTCGCAGCCAGGGACGCTAAGGCCGACCTAGTGCTCACTAGGGAGGATGTGGAGAAGCTGGCTGGTAATAAGAAGGAGATTAGGAAGTTGGCGAATTCCTGTGATTACTTCATAGCATCGCCTGACCTAATGGTCCTCATTGGTAGGGTCATGGGCCAAATACTGGGTCCCAGGAATAAGATGCCCGAGGTGGTACAGCCAAACGCGGACATTAAGGCGGTGATTGAGAGGCTTAGGAGGAGTGTTAGGGTTAGGATTAAGGATCAACCCCAGATACAGTGTAGGGTTGGTACTGAGAGCATGGATCCCAAGGCAGTTGCCGAGAACATAATGGCTGTGCTCGATGAGGTGATTAGGAGGGTATCTCCGGAGCACGTTGATAGCATAGTGATAAAGTTAACCATGGGCCCACCCATTGTGGTTAAACCAGCCAGTGAGTGA
- a CDS encoding 50S ribosomal protein L10: MGQVFRRSYVRTKPYPEKKVRIVNELKELFSKYESLFVIDLHGTPNRIIQEYRFWLRRRGARVIKTKNTLALLALKQLVGDVPEEIEKVFTGENLFIFTNENPFEFTRWIEENGVRREARPGDIAPFELVVPAGNTGMSPGPIMSKFGKLKIPIRVQDGKIWIVKDTVVARPGDKITEDVADILSKLKVKPIFETLRVKAVVYKMRRLIQTSELKLDIKQYRSDFENAVRYAFNLALNTVYPTPEVLRISISRAYTEAMNLAVNAGFIIPETAQQIIAKAVAQANALASVIAPRAPQLNLQVTTQVAPQPQAPTEAKGGEEKKAEEKKEGGEEERKEGPSEEEIAAGFASLFG, encoded by the coding sequence ATGGGGCAAGTCTTTAGGCGAAGTTACGTTAGGACCAAGCCCTACCCCGAGAAGAAGGTTAGGATCGTTAATGAGCTGAAGGAGCTCTTCTCAAAGTACGAGTCACTATTCGTGATAGACCTGCACGGAACACCCAACAGGATTATCCAGGAGTATAGGTTCTGGCTCAGGAGGCGTGGTGCCAGGGTTATCAAGACAAAGAACACCCTAGCCCTACTGGCACTGAAGCAGTTGGTGGGTGATGTGCCTGAGGAGATTGAGAAGGTGTTCACTGGCGAGAACCTATTCATATTCACCAACGAGAACCCCTTTGAATTCACCAGGTGGATTGAGGAGAATGGTGTTAGGAGGGAGGCAAGGCCAGGTGATATTGCACCCTTTGAGTTAGTGGTCCCCGCGGGTAACACGGGCATGAGCCCAGGGCCCATCATGAGCAAGTTTGGTAAGTTGAAAATACCCATTAGGGTCCAGGATGGTAAGATCTGGATTGTGAAGGACACAGTGGTTGCCAGGCCAGGGGATAAGATAACCGAGGACGTTGCTGACATCCTGTCCAAGCTCAAGGTTAAGCCCATATTCGAAACCCTCAGGGTAAAGGCCGTGGTGTACAAAATGAGAAGGCTCATACAGACCAGCGAGTTGAAACTAGACATTAAGCAGTATAGGAGCGACTTTGAGAACGCCGTTAGGTACGCATTCAACCTGGCACTAAATACGGTGTACCCAACACCGGAGGTGTTGAGGATTAGTATTAGTAGGGCGTACACAGAGGCCATGAACCTGGCCGTGAACGCAGGCTTCATAATACCTGAGACCGCGCAGCAGATAATAGCCAAGGCCGTGGCCCAGGCAAACGCGTTAGCCTCGGTCATAGCCCCAAGGGCACCTCAACTAAACCTACAAGTAACAACCCAGGTGGCCCCACAGCCACAGGCACCCACCGAGGCTAAGGGTGGGGAGGAGAAGAAGGCTGAGGAGAAGAAGGAGGGTGGAGAGGAAGAGAGGAAGGAGGGTCCGAGCGAGGAGGAGATTGCGGCGGGATTCGCAAGCCTCTTTGGTTAA
- a CDS encoding MBL fold metallo-hydrolase translates to MVKVLNPLQGVYQLDLEPGGFTNLVSVYLVDTGRGFIMFEGGPAVTSNEMLSATRSLRANVTHVFLTHVHIDHYGGSGIIGLLNPGVEYYVHPRGSKALRNPDIVWVPAREAMGWLGELYGKPLEVSQGSIRETRDGDVITIGDVTVEVVHTPGHASHHQSFIIKPHDLLVVGDAAGIYVKELDYVIPTTMEPLRLDMYIESIKKLIARNPRYIAYTHHLIVPNATELLSRHLRQVEVWRGAIEEAVREGLSVDDAEKLLIERDDGLRGVYERLRSMRAHYHLFRMAIDGLYKYIKGGRTG, encoded by the coding sequence TTGGTTAAGGTACTCAACCCACTACAGGGTGTGTATCAATTGGATCTAGAGCCTGGTGGTTTTACGAACCTCGTCTCCGTATACCTAGTGGATACGGGCAGGGGCTTCATAATGTTTGAGGGTGGGCCCGCAGTAACGAGCAATGAAATGCTAAGCGCCACTAGGTCGTTACGTGCCAATGTGACCCACGTGTTCCTAACCCACGTTCACATAGACCACTACGGTGGGTCAGGAATCATAGGGTTACTGAACCCTGGGGTTGAGTACTACGTGCACCCTAGGGGCTCGAAGGCCCTTAGGAATCCAGACATTGTGTGGGTCCCAGCCAGGGAGGCCATGGGCTGGCTCGGCGAGCTTTACGGTAAACCCCTCGAGGTTTCACAGGGTAGCATCAGGGAGACTAGGGATGGCGATGTCATTACCATTGGTGATGTGACGGTGGAGGTGGTGCATACGCCAGGCCACGCGAGTCATCATCAATCATTCATTATTAAGCCACACGACCTGTTGGTAGTGGGGGATGCGGCTGGCATTTATGTTAAGGAGCTGGATTACGTAATACCCACCACAATGGAGCCCCTGAGGCTTGATATGTACATTGAGAGTATTAAGAAGCTCATTGCAAGGAACCCCAGGTACATAGCCTACACACACCACCTCATAGTGCCCAATGCCACCGAGTTATTAAGTAGGCACTTGAGGCAGGTGGAGGTTTGGAGGGGCGCCATTGAGGAGGCCGTTAGGGAGGGATTGAGCGTTGATGATGCCGAGAAATTACTGATTGAGAGGGATGATGGGCTACGTGGCGTTTATGAAAGGCTTAGGTCCATGAGGGCTCATTACCACCTATTCAGGATGGCTATTGATGGTTTGTACAAGTACATTAAGGGTGGGAGGACTGGTTGA